One region of Camelina sativa cultivar DH55 chromosome 6, Cs, whole genome shotgun sequence genomic DNA includes:
- the LOC104790285 gene encoding inorganic phosphate transporter 2-1, chloroplastic isoform X1 — protein sequence MTLPYRFSSVRNHSLLLKTSPHLCTPRSALGCFSPKESPLFKKNTARFLSPQKHTSLPLKLVCPLASFSSYADSEGDEQHHADQPIQNSHESSTDSSGSDGKGNAEATGDFSGMAQAFHISSTTARAISIVIAFSALCLPLFMKSLGQGLALKTKLLSYATLLFGFYMAWNIGANDVANAMGTSVGSGALTIRQAVMTAAVLEFSGALLMGTHVTSTMQKGIIMANVFQGKDMLLFAGLLSSLAAAGTWLQVASYYGWPVSTTHCIVGSMVGFGLVYGGAGAVFWSSLAKVASSWVISPLLGALVSFLVYKCIRRFVYSAPNPGQAAAAAAPVAVFVGVASISSVALPLSKIFPIALSQALACGVAGAIVFDRIIRKQLGHLLAKTKSPETSPNQPKAIGFLSDIAGPTGTQLEIVYGIFGYMQVLSACFMSFAHGGNDVSNAIGPLAAALSILQNGAAAGGAEIVIPMDVLAWGGFGIVAGLTMWGYRVIATIGKKITELTPTRGFAAEFAAASVVLFASKLGLPISATHTLVGAVMGVGFARGLNSVRAETVREIVASWLVTIPVGATLAVIYTWIFTKILAFVL from the exons ATGACTCTTCCTTATCGTTTCTCTTCCGTTAGAAACCACTCGCTGCTACTTAAGACTTCTCCTCATCTCTGCACACCCAGATCAGCTCTCGGTTGTTTCTCTCCCAAGGAATCTCCTTTATTCAAGAAGAACACTGCCCGATTCCTTTCTCCTCAGAAACACACTTCCCTGCCTCTGAAACTCGTCTGTCCTTTAGCTAGTTTCTCTTCTTATGCAGATTCTGAGGGAGATGAGCAACACCATGCTGATCAACCGATACAGAACTCTCACGAATCTTCTACCGATTCAAGCGGATCCGATGGGAAAGGTAATGCAGAAGCAACTGGAGACTTCTCTGGAATGGCTCAAGCCTTTCACATTTCGTCCACCACAGCCAGGGCAATCTCCATAGTCATTGCCTTTTCTGCTCTCTGCCTTCCACTATTCATGAAGTCCCTGGGACAAGGACTGGCTCTCAAGACCAAGCTCCTCTCTTACGCAACACTGCTCTTTGGTTTCTACATGGCCTGGAACATCGGAGCTAATGATGTCGCCAATGCTATGGGAACTTCTGTTGGATCCGGAGCCCTGACAATCCGACAGGCTGTGATGACGGCTGCAGTTCTTGAATTCTCAGGTGCCCTTTTGATGGGAACTCACGTGACGAGCACGATGCAGAAAGGGATTATCATGGCTAATGTGTTCCAAGGGAAAGATATGTTGCTCTTTGCTGGTCTCCTCTCTTCACTGGCTGCAGCTGGAACTTGGTTACAG GTGGCTTCTTACTATGGATGGCCAGTGTCGACAACTCACTGTATTGTCGGATCAATGGTTGGGTTTGGCCTTGTCTATGGAGGAGCTGGTGCTGTTTTCTGGAGTTCTCTAGCTAAAGTGGCTTCATCTTGGGTTATCTCTCCTCTATTAGGAGCCCTTGTCTCCTTCCTTGTCTACAAATGCATCAGGAGA TTTGTTTACAGTGCACCAAACCCGGGACAAGCGGCTGCTGCAGCCGCTCCTGTCGCTGTATTCGTAGGTGTGGCTAGTATCTCCTCAGTCGCATTGCCTCTAAGTAAGATTTTTCCAATAGCATTATCACAAGCCTTAGCCTGTGGAGTAGCAGGAGCCATAGTCTTTGACAGAATCATCAGGAAACAGCTCGGTCACCTCCTAGCTAAAACCAAATCACCAGAAACATCCCCAAACCAGCCCAAAGCAATCGGTTTCCTCTCCGATATCGCAGGACCAACAGGTACACAGCTGGAGATAGTCTACGGAATCTTCGGCTATATGCAAGTCCTCTCCGCTTGCTTCATGTCCTTCGCTCACGGAGGCAACGACGTATCCAACGCAATCGGACCATTAGCCGCCGCATTAAGCATCCTCCAAAACGGAGCAGCTGCAGGAGGAGCTGAGATCGTGATCCCCATGGATGTTCTTGCTTGGGGAGGATTCGGAATCGTTGCTGGTCTCACAATGTGGGGATACAGAGTGATTGCAACGATAGGTAAGAAGATCACTGAGCTTACACCGACAAGAGGATTCGCGGCGGAGTTCGCCGCTGCGTCGGtggttttgtttgcttcaaAGTTAGGGCTTCCGATATCGGCGACACATACGCTTGTTGGAGCTGTGATGGGTGTTGGATTCGCTAGAGGGCTTAATAGTGTGAGAGCTGAGACTGTGAGAGAGATCGTTGCTTCGTGGCTAGTTACTATTCCCGTTGGTGCTACACTCGCCGTCATCTACACTTGGATCTTCACCAAGATCTTAGCTTTCGTGTTGTGA
- the LOC104790285 gene encoding inorganic phosphate transporter 2-1, chloroplastic isoform X2 produces MQIHFHHHHHLHSHHPWPISHLFMTLPYRFSSVRNHSLLLKTSPHLCTPRSALGCFSPKESPLFKKNTARFLSPQKHTSLPLKLVCPLASFSSYADSEGDEQHHADQPIQNSHESSTDSSGSDGKGNAEATGDFSGMAQAFHISSTTARAISIVIAFSALCLPLFMKSLGQGLALKTKLLSYATLLFGFYMAWNIGANDVANAMGTSVGSGALTIRQAVMTAAVLEFSGALLMGTHVTSTMQKGIIMANVFQGKDMLLFAGLLSSLAAAGTWLQVASYYGWPVSTTHCIVGSMVGFGLVYGGAGAVFWSSLAKVASSWVISPLLGALVSFLVYKCIRRFVYSAPNPGQAAAAAAPVAVFVGVASISSVALPLSKIFPIALSQALACGVAGAIVFDRIIRKQLGHLLAKTKSPETSPNQPKAIGFLSDIAGPTGTQLEIVYGIFGYMQVLSACFMSFAHGGNDVSNAIGPLAAALSILQNGAAAGGAEIVIPMDVLAWGGFGIVAGLTMWGYRVIATIGKKITELTPTRGFAAEFAAASVVLFASKLGLPISATHTLVGAVMGVGFARGLNSVRAETVREIVASWLVTIPVGATLAVIYTWIFTKILAFVL; encoded by the exons ATGCAAAtccattttcatcatcatcaccatcttcattctcatcATCCATGGCCCATATCCCATCTAT TCATGACTCTTCCTTATCGTTTCTCTTCCGTTAGAAACCACTCGCTGCTACTTAAGACTTCTCCTCATCTCTGCACACCCAGATCAGCTCTCGGTTGTTTCTCTCCCAAGGAATCTCCTTTATTCAAGAAGAACACTGCCCGATTCCTTTCTCCTCAGAAACACACTTCCCTGCCTCTGAAACTCGTCTGTCCTTTAGCTAGTTTCTCTTCTTATGCAGATTCTGAGGGAGATGAGCAACACCATGCTGATCAACCGATACAGAACTCTCACGAATCTTCTACCGATTCAAGCGGATCCGATGGGAAAGGTAATGCAGAAGCAACTGGAGACTTCTCTGGAATGGCTCAAGCCTTTCACATTTCGTCCACCACAGCCAGGGCAATCTCCATAGTCATTGCCTTTTCTGCTCTCTGCCTTCCACTATTCATGAAGTCCCTGGGACAAGGACTGGCTCTCAAGACCAAGCTCCTCTCTTACGCAACACTGCTCTTTGGTTTCTACATGGCCTGGAACATCGGAGCTAATGATGTCGCCAATGCTATGGGAACTTCTGTTGGATCCGGAGCCCTGACAATCCGACAGGCTGTGATGACGGCTGCAGTTCTTGAATTCTCAGGTGCCCTTTTGATGGGAACTCACGTGACGAGCACGATGCAGAAAGGGATTATCATGGCTAATGTGTTCCAAGGGAAAGATATGTTGCTCTTTGCTGGTCTCCTCTCTTCACTGGCTGCAGCTGGAACTTGGTTACAG GTGGCTTCTTACTATGGATGGCCAGTGTCGACAACTCACTGTATTGTCGGATCAATGGTTGGGTTTGGCCTTGTCTATGGAGGAGCTGGTGCTGTTTTCTGGAGTTCTCTAGCTAAAGTGGCTTCATCTTGGGTTATCTCTCCTCTATTAGGAGCCCTTGTCTCCTTCCTTGTCTACAAATGCATCAGGAGA TTTGTTTACAGTGCACCAAACCCGGGACAAGCGGCTGCTGCAGCCGCTCCTGTCGCTGTATTCGTAGGTGTGGCTAGTATCTCCTCAGTCGCATTGCCTCTAAGTAAGATTTTTCCAATAGCATTATCACAAGCCTTAGCCTGTGGAGTAGCAGGAGCCATAGTCTTTGACAGAATCATCAGGAAACAGCTCGGTCACCTCCTAGCTAAAACCAAATCACCAGAAACATCCCCAAACCAGCCCAAAGCAATCGGTTTCCTCTCCGATATCGCAGGACCAACAGGTACACAGCTGGAGATAGTCTACGGAATCTTCGGCTATATGCAAGTCCTCTCCGCTTGCTTCATGTCCTTCGCTCACGGAGGCAACGACGTATCCAACGCAATCGGACCATTAGCCGCCGCATTAAGCATCCTCCAAAACGGAGCAGCTGCAGGAGGAGCTGAGATCGTGATCCCCATGGATGTTCTTGCTTGGGGAGGATTCGGAATCGTTGCTGGTCTCACAATGTGGGGATACAGAGTGATTGCAACGATAGGTAAGAAGATCACTGAGCTTACACCGACAAGAGGATTCGCGGCGGAGTTCGCCGCTGCGTCGGtggttttgtttgcttcaaAGTTAGGGCTTCCGATATCGGCGACACATACGCTTGTTGGAGCTGTGATGGGTGTTGGATTCGCTAGAGGGCTTAATAGTGTGAGAGCTGAGACTGTGAGAGAGATCGTTGCTTCGTGGCTAGTTACTATTCCCGTTGGTGCTACACTCGCCGTCATCTACACTTGGATCTTCACCAAGATCTTAGCTTTCGTGTTGTGA
- the LOC104790286 gene encoding uncharacterized protein LOC104790286, with protein MAAVIGNVALVLDVNSHRTVVTDRRIRLTVVDVVLNLQKRDHSHSHVSHYAAALSSNKPLESDGEARNRRFLARGKANSRANAVDFDDAGSNDEDGGGDGKENDEEKANDKEKEMKSRVKEYQDMKELERKAEELQYKIDEEGDDSEEKKRMRVKRELEKVAQEQAERRKTAELMFELGQKAYGKGMYGRAIEFLEGALTIIPRPTLFGGEIQIWLAMAYEANNRHADCIDLYQQLEKKHPSPGIRRQASELRYILQAPKLKISQEEMVTIPMIGSSYDSYAVTWTDKDRDKERRMNESTTNQLNSSQDDFLGKLLVWRPVVGMEKNRVFWLALTLWFGLVGAALILQR; from the exons ATGGCGGCGGTTATCGGAAACGTGGCGTTGGTACTTGACGTTAACTCTCACCGTACGGTAGTAACTGATCGGAGGATTCGTTTAACGGTGGTTGACGTCGTTCTGAATCTACAAAAGAGAGATCATTCGCACAGTCACGTTTCTCACTACGCGGCGGCTCTCTCTTCCAATAAGCCTCTCGAATCTGACGGAGAGGCTAGGAATCGCCGGTTTTTGGCTCGCGGCAAGGCGAATTCCAGGGCTAACGCCGTCGATTTCGACGACGCGGGATCTAACGACGAGGACGGTGGTGGTGACGGCAAGGAGAATGACGAGGAGAAAGCTAACGAtaaagagaaggagatgaagagtaGAGTAAAGGAGTATCAGGATATGAAGGAGCTTGAGAGGAAAGCAGAGGAGTTACAGTATaagattgatgaagaaggagacgattcagaggagaagaagaggatgagagtTAAACGAGAGCTCGAGAAG GTAGCACAGGAGCAAGCAGAGAGGAGAAAAACTGCGGAATTGATGTTTGAATTGGGTCAAAAGGCTTACGGTAAAGGCATGTATGGACGAGCAATCGAGTTTCTTGAAGGAGCTCTTACGATTATCCCACGGCCAACACTCTTTGGTGGTGAG ATTCAAATTTGGTTAGCTATGGCATATGAGGCTAATAATCGCCACGCTGATTGCATTGATCTTTATCAGCAATTAGAGAAGAAACACCCGAGTCCTGGTATCCGTCGTCAAGCTTCTGAGCTTCGGTATATCTTGCAAGCTCCTAAGCTTAAGATATCTCAGGAGGAAATGGTTACTATTCCCATGATTGGTTCAAGTTACGACAG CTATGCAGTGACATGGACTGACAAAGACAGGGATAAGGAGCGGCGAATGAATGAGTCGACTACGAATCAGCTCAACTCGAGCCAAGACGACTTTCTAGGGAAGCTCTTGGTTTGGCGACCGGTGGTTGGTATGGAGAAGAACCGAGTCTTTTGGCTTGCTTTGACACTGTGGTTCGGTTTGGTTGGAGCAGCACTCATCTTACAAAGATAA
- the LOC104790287 gene encoding protein DETOXIFICATION 29-like, with amino-acid sequence MVKDKNLTETLLSTPADDRPFSSADDIPPITTVGGFVREFNVETKKLWYLAGPAIFTSMNQYSLGAVTQVFAGHISTISLAAVSVENSVVAGFSFGIMLGMGSALETLCGQAFGAGKLSMLGVYLQRSWVILNVTALILTLLYIFAAPILAFIGQTAAISSTAGIFSIYMIPQIFAYAVNFPTAKFLQSQSKIMVMAAISAVALVVHVPLTWFVIERLQWGMPGLAVVLNLSWWLIVTAQLVYIFSGACGEAWSGLSWEAFHNLWSFVRLSLASAVMLCLEVWYFMAIILFAGYLKDAEISVAALSICMNILGWTAMIAIGMNTAVSVRVSNELGANHPRTAKFSLLVAVITSTLIGFIVSMVLLIFRDQYPSLFVKDEQVIILVKQLTPILALSIVINNVQPVLSGVAVGAGWQAVVAYVNIACYYLFGIPFGLLLGYTFKFGVTGIWCGMLTGTVVQTIVLTWMICKTNWDTEASMAEDRIKEWGGEASEIKQLVN; translated from the exons atggtaaaagacaaaaatctcacggagacacttctcTCTACGCCGGCGGATGATCGTCCTTTCTCATCGGCCGACGATATACCTCCGATCACAACCGTTGGTGGATTCGTTAGGGAGTTTAACGTGGAGACCAAGAAGTTATGGTACTTAGCCGGCCCCGCCATTTTCACGTCGATGAACCAATATTCTCTCGGCGCTGTTACTCAGGTTTTCGCCGGTCACATCAGCACCATCTCTCTTGCTGCCGTCTCCGTCGAAAACTCAGTCGTCGCCGGCTTCTCATTCGGGATCATG CTTGGAATGGGAAGTGCGTTAGAAACGCTATGTGGACAAGCGTTTGGAGCGGGGAAATTGTCAATGCTTGGCGTTTACTTACAACGATCATGGGTGATCCTAAACGTGACCGCTCTTATCCTCACTCTCCTTTACATTTTCGCGGCCCCAATCCTCGCGTTCATCGGCCAAACGGCCGCGATCTCTAGCACCGCCGGGATATTTTCCATCTACATGATCCCTCAAATATTTGCTTACGCCGTTAACTTCCCAACCGCTAAGTTCTTACAGTCGCAAAGCAAGATCATGGTCATGGCCGCGATCTCGGCTGTTGCACTTGTTGTACACGTGCCCCTCACGTGGTTTGTCATTGAGAGGCTCCAGTGGGGTATGCCGGGTCTAGCCGTCGTGCTTAATCTCTCGTGGTGGTTAATTGTCACGGCTCAGCTCGTGTACATATTTAGTGGTGCGTGTGGTGAGGCTTGGTCTGGTTTATCGTGGGAGGCTTTTCATAATCTATGGAGTTTCGTTAGATTGTCTTTGGCTTCTGCTGTTATGCTCTG TTTGGAGGTATGGTACTTTATGGCAATCATATTATTTGCTGGATATTTGAAGGATGCTGAAATCTCCGTAGCCGCCCTCTCCATCTg CATGAATATATTGGGGTGGACGGCAATGATTGCTATTGGGATGAACACCGCCGTAAG TGTGAGAGTGTCTAATGAATTAGGAGCTAACCATCCAAGAACCGCAAAGTTCTCACTACTGGTAGCAGTGATAACATCGACGCTGATAGGATTCATTGTATCAATGGTTCTACTCATCTTTAGAGACCAATATCCATCTCTTTTTGTGAAAGACGAACAAGTCATCATTCTTGTTAAACAACTCACGCCAATACTTGCACTCTCCATTGTCATCAACAACGTCCAGCCTGTCTTATCAG GGGTGGCTGTGGGAGCTGGATGGCAAGCAGTGGTGGCGTACGTGAACATCGCCTGCTATTACTTGTTTGGAATCCCATTTGGTCTATTATTAGGATACACGTTTAAATTTGGTGTAACG GGAATTTGGTGCGGGATGTTGACGGGAACAGTGGTTCAGACAATAGTCTTAACATGGATGATCTGCAAAACGAATTGGGACACAGAG GCTTCAATGGCTGAGGATAGGATAAAAGAATGGGGAGGAGAAGCATCTGAAATAAAGCAACTCGTAAACTAA